The Oryzias melastigma strain HK-1 linkage group LG13, ASM292280v2, whole genome shotgun sequence genome window below encodes:
- the gdpd5b gene encoding glycerophosphodiester phosphodiesterase domain-containing protein 5 isoform X1, whose product MVKHQPLQVYERQLCLSCITGLYGCRWKRYQRSHDDTTKWELLWSFILLFTFCLLLVWFYFWWEAHNDYNEFNWLLYNRSGEWSDGTVPILATTAAGVIYVAFLMILALCHIALGQQLNLHWLHKIGVVAALLTTVVGVISVNQTWEQEWEIVPISLQATGPFLHIGALAAVTALSWIVAGQVARAEKPVFQVVVMLLYLSVLLGLYVVPLYITSPCIMDPSTLKPRPEVIGQRGAPMIAPENTIWSFQRSLQMNVTGLETNVKISADGVPFLMHDFDLRRTTDVEKVFPERRTLNASSFNWTDLQQLNAGEWFLKDDPFWTVPSLSPSERRRIANQSVCSLEELLKLASITNSSVVFRLQRPPPDHPHHHSWINDTLTVVQQSGIPQRLVMWTTDEQRAEVRRQAPGLIQTSLVKCSLQSLQQSDVSRMLLRYNQVSTNEVRNFSQSHIDLTLYTVNDPWLYSVLWCSGVSAVSSEAPQVLKKVPYPSWLMRPNEYCLMWVSADLISFAVIVGIFVLQNYHIIRYRMSGMRSYNPEQIMLSASVRTASRDVNVMKEKLIFSEVGSEMGADEEPYMDGYNYYSNQSIRQ is encoded by the exons TGGGAGCTCCTGTGGtctttcatcctcctcttcaccttctgtctgctcctggtCTGGTTCTACTTTTGGTGGGAGGCACATAATGACTACAATGAGTTTAACTG GCTTTTATACAACCGCTCTGGGGAGTGGAGCGACGGCACTGTTCCCATCCTGGCCACCACTGCTGCAGGCGTCATCtatgttgcatttttaatg ATTTTAGCACTTTGCCACATAGCACTTGGTCAGCAGCTGAATTTGCACTGGCTCCACAAG ATAGGAGTGGTTGCTGCTCTGCTCACCACCGTTGTCGGGGTGATTTCTGTCAACCAAACATGGGAGCAAGAGTGGGAAATTGTTCCCATCTCCCTGCAG GCTACAGGTCCGTTTTTGCACATAGGCGCTCTCGCTGCAGTCACTGCTCTCTCGTGGATCGTGGCAGGACAAGTGGCTCGAGCCGAAAAACCAG TGTTCCAGGTGGTGGTCATGCTGCTATACCTCAGTGTGTTACTAGGACTCTATGTGGTGCCTTTGTATATTACCTCCCCATGTATCATGGACCCTAGTACCCTGAAGCCCCGCCCTGAGGTTATCGGCCAGCGGGGAGCCCCCATG attGCTCCAGAAAACACAATCTGGTCTTTCCAGCGATCTCTGCAGATGAACGTCACAGGATTGGAAACCAATGTTAAAATTAG CGCTGATGGCGTGCCTTTCCTAATGCACGATTTTGACCTCCGGAGGACCACAGACGTGGAAAAGGTTTTTCCAGAGAGACGAACACTCAACGCATCATCTTTCAACTGGACCGATCTCCAGCAGCTCAATGCTGGGGAGTGGTTCCTCAAG GACGACCCCTTCTGGACGGTTCCCAGCCTGTCCCCGTCTGAGAGGAGGAGGATCGCCAACCAGAGTGTTTGCAGCCTGGAGGAACTCCTAAAGCTGGCCTCCATTACCAACAGCTCTGTGGTTTTCCGACTGCAGAGGCCTCCTCCGGATCACCCCCATCACCACAGCTGGATCAATGATACACTGACAGTGGTGCAGCAGTCTGGGATACCTCAACGCCTG GTGATGTGGACTACTGATGAGCAAAGGGCTGAAGTGAGGCGGCAAGCGCCCGGCCTGATCCAGACATCACTGGTGAAATGCAGTCTTCAAAGTCTGCAGCAGTCTGACGTCAGCAGGATGCTGCTGAGATACAACCAAGTCAGCACAAATGAAGTCAG gaacTTCTCCCAGTCTCACATTGACCTCACCCTCTACACCGTCAATGATCCATGGCTGTACTCGGTGCTCTGGTGCAGCGGAGTGTCCGCAGTCTCCTCTGAGGCCCCGCAGGTCCTCAAAAAGGTGCCTTACCCAAGCTGGCTCATG agaCCAAATGAATACTGCCTGATGTGGGTGTCTGCAGACCTCATCTCCTTCGCCGTTATTGTAGGAATATTTGTTCTCCAGAA CTATCACATAATCAG GTATCGGATGAGCGGCATGCGCAGCTACAACCCCGAGCAGATCATGCTGAGCGCCTCAGTCAGGACGGCCAGCCGAGACGTCAACGTCATGAAGGAGAAACTCATCTTCTCTG AGGTGGGGAGCGAAATGGGAGCTGATGAGGAGCCGTACATGGATGGCTACAACTACTACTCCAACCAGAGCATCCGTCAGTGA
- the gdpd5b gene encoding glycerophosphodiester phosphodiesterase domain-containing protein 5 isoform X2 produces MVKHQPLQVYERQLCLSCITGLYGCRWKRYQRSHDDTTKWELLWSFILLFTFCLLLVWFYFWWEAHNDYNEFNWLLYNRSGEWSDGTVPILATTAAGVIYVAFLMILALCHIALGQQLNLHWLHKIGVVAALLTTVVGVISVNQTWEQEWEIVPISLQATGPFLHIGALAAVTALSWIVAGQVARAEKPVFQVVVMLLYLSVLLGLYVVPLYITSPCIMDPSTLKPRPEVIGQRGAPMIAPENTIWSFQRSLQMNVTGLETNVKISADGVPFLMHDFDLRRTTDVEKVFPERRTLNASSFNWTDLQQLNAGEWFLKDDPFWTVPSLSPSERRRIANQSVCSLEELLKLASITNSSVVFRLQRPPPDHPHHHSWINDTLTVVQQSGIPQRLVMWTTDEQRAEVRRQAPGLIQTSLVKCSLQSLQQSDVSRMLLRYNQVSTNEVRNFSQSHIDLTLYTVNDPWLYSVLWCSGVSAVSSEAPQVLKKVPYPSWLMRPNEYCLMWVSADLISFAVIVGIFVLQKYRMSGMRSYNPEQIMLSASVRTASRDVNVMKEKLIFSEVGSEMGADEEPYMDGYNYYSNQSIRQ; encoded by the exons TGGGAGCTCCTGTGGtctttcatcctcctcttcaccttctgtctgctcctggtCTGGTTCTACTTTTGGTGGGAGGCACATAATGACTACAATGAGTTTAACTG GCTTTTATACAACCGCTCTGGGGAGTGGAGCGACGGCACTGTTCCCATCCTGGCCACCACTGCTGCAGGCGTCATCtatgttgcatttttaatg ATTTTAGCACTTTGCCACATAGCACTTGGTCAGCAGCTGAATTTGCACTGGCTCCACAAG ATAGGAGTGGTTGCTGCTCTGCTCACCACCGTTGTCGGGGTGATTTCTGTCAACCAAACATGGGAGCAAGAGTGGGAAATTGTTCCCATCTCCCTGCAG GCTACAGGTCCGTTTTTGCACATAGGCGCTCTCGCTGCAGTCACTGCTCTCTCGTGGATCGTGGCAGGACAAGTGGCTCGAGCCGAAAAACCAG TGTTCCAGGTGGTGGTCATGCTGCTATACCTCAGTGTGTTACTAGGACTCTATGTGGTGCCTTTGTATATTACCTCCCCATGTATCATGGACCCTAGTACCCTGAAGCCCCGCCCTGAGGTTATCGGCCAGCGGGGAGCCCCCATG attGCTCCAGAAAACACAATCTGGTCTTTCCAGCGATCTCTGCAGATGAACGTCACAGGATTGGAAACCAATGTTAAAATTAG CGCTGATGGCGTGCCTTTCCTAATGCACGATTTTGACCTCCGGAGGACCACAGACGTGGAAAAGGTTTTTCCAGAGAGACGAACACTCAACGCATCATCTTTCAACTGGACCGATCTCCAGCAGCTCAATGCTGGGGAGTGGTTCCTCAAG GACGACCCCTTCTGGACGGTTCCCAGCCTGTCCCCGTCTGAGAGGAGGAGGATCGCCAACCAGAGTGTTTGCAGCCTGGAGGAACTCCTAAAGCTGGCCTCCATTACCAACAGCTCTGTGGTTTTCCGACTGCAGAGGCCTCCTCCGGATCACCCCCATCACCACAGCTGGATCAATGATACACTGACAGTGGTGCAGCAGTCTGGGATACCTCAACGCCTG GTGATGTGGACTACTGATGAGCAAAGGGCTGAAGTGAGGCGGCAAGCGCCCGGCCTGATCCAGACATCACTGGTGAAATGCAGTCTTCAAAGTCTGCAGCAGTCTGACGTCAGCAGGATGCTGCTGAGATACAACCAAGTCAGCACAAATGAAGTCAG gaacTTCTCCCAGTCTCACATTGACCTCACCCTCTACACCGTCAATGATCCATGGCTGTACTCGGTGCTCTGGTGCAGCGGAGTGTCCGCAGTCTCCTCTGAGGCCCCGCAGGTCCTCAAAAAGGTGCCTTACCCAAGCTGGCTCATG agaCCAAATGAATACTGCCTGATGTGGGTGTCTGCAGACCTCATCTCCTTCGCCGTTATTGTAGGAATATTTGTTCTCCAGAA GTATCGGATGAGCGGCATGCGCAGCTACAACCCCGAGCAGATCATGCTGAGCGCCTCAGTCAGGACGGCCAGCCGAGACGTCAACGTCATGAAGGAGAAACTCATCTTCTCTG AGGTGGGGAGCGAAATGGGAGCTGATGAGGAGCCGTACATGGATGGCTACAACTACTACTCCAACCAGAGCATCCGTCAGTGA
- the hspa13 gene encoding heat shock 70 kDa protein 13 yields MSGELSMIGSVILALFLAGYLGQQYLPPPKPKVIGLDLGTTFCSVGVFHPGTGEVEVIADEQGRQSIPSVVSFTTTEVLAGHEALDLADSNAQNTFYDAKRFIGKIFEPGQLEQESARYPFKVINNNGSAEFVVFTNRSFTVTPEFIGSRLLLKMKKMAELQLGVPIQKAVISVPAEFDERQRNYTERAANLAGLEILRVINEPTAAAMAYGLHKVDVFNVLVVDLGGGTLDVSLLNKQGGMFLTRAMAGNNKLGGQDFSQKLLQYTTERVRQEFGVVPTLKEDIHHLRQAVEAAKLNLTLHPTATISTPLYLHTQTSPVLFRTVVTRELFEELNEELFQKILAPVKTVLAEGHLEKEEVDEIVLVGGSTRIPRIRKIISEFFGKEPNTSVDPDLAVVTGVAIQAGIMGGSWPLQVSAVDIPNRHLRKTNFS; encoded by the exons ATGTCTGGAGAGCTGTCTATGATCG GTTCGGTCATCCTGGCTCTGTTCCTGGCTGGTTACCTCGGACAGCAGTACTTACCTCCTCCTAAGCCCAAAGTGatcggcctggatttgggcaccaCGTTCTGCTCTGTGGGCGTCTTCCACCCGGGAACCGGGGAGGTGGAAGTGATAGCGGATGAGCAGGGGAGGCAGAGCATCCCCAGCGTCGTGTCCTTCACCACCACAGAGGTGCTGGCCGGACACGAAGCTCTGGACCTGGCGGACAGCAACGCCCAGAACACCTTCTACGACGCCAAGAGGTTCATTGGGAAGATCTTCGAGCCGGGGCAGCTGGAACAGGAAAGCGCGCGGTACCCGTTCAAG GTCATCAACAACAATGGAAGTGCTGAGTTTGTGGTCTTCACCAACCGCTCCTTCACCGTGACCCCAGAGTTCATCGGCTCCAggctgctgctgaagatgaagaagatggCTGAGCTCCAGCTGGGGGTCCCCATCCAGAAGGCCGTCATCTCAGTGCCTGCAGAGTTTGATGAGAGGCAGAGGAACTACACCGAAAGAGCCGCCAACCTCGCAG GGTTGGAAATCCTGCGTGTCATCAACGAGCCCACAGCTGCAGCCATGGCCTACGGcctgcacaaagtggatgtgtTCAATGTCCTGGTGGTCGACCTTGGGGGCGGGACCTTGGACGTGTCACTGTTAAACAAACAAGGAGGCATGTTCCTCACCAGGGCAATGGCGG GAAATAACAAGCTGGGGGGTCAAGACTTCAGCCAGAAGCTTCTCCAGTACACCACGGAGCGAGTCCGTCAGGAGTTCGGCGTGGTCCCCACCCTCAAAGAGGACATCCATCACCTCCGACAGGCGGTGGAAGCCGCCAAGCTCAACCTCACCCTCCATCCCACTGCTACTATCAGCACGCCGCTGTACCTTCACACCCAAACCTCTCCGGTTCTCTTCCGGACGGTGGTCACCCGCGAGCTCTTCGAGGAGCTCAACGAGGAGCTCTTCCAGAAGATCCTGGCGCCGGTGAAGACTGTGTTGGCGGAGGGCCACCTGGAGAAGGAGGAGGTGGACGAGATCGTGTTGGTCGGAGGCTCCACCAGGATACCGCGGATCCGGAAGATCATCAGCGAGTTCTTTGGGAAGGAGCCCAACACGTCGGTGGACCCGGACCTGGCTGTGGTGACGGGCGTGGCCATTCAGGCCGGCATCATGGGCGGCTCCTGGCCGCTGCAAGTGAGCGCCGTGGATATCCCCAACAGACACCTGCGCAAGACGAACTTCAGCTAG